ActgagtctcagcttcctcatccgtACAATGGGGGTGTTGTGACAGTTACGCAAGATCATGGCTGTAGCACAGGCCTGCCACTCAGGTGATGCCCATGAGCAGATGAGTCAGAAAAACAGTGCCCCCAACCACCGTTAGAGCCTCTGCCACCCACTCTGTTTTAAGCTCAGGCGGACACCaggtttatttttagaaaaaaaaaaagagcaaagtttATTGAAATTTCAAGCtacatttgaaaaatcaaaatccAAATCCTGGAGACATAACATCAGgataaggtgttagaaagtgggaAGTGTTCACTGCCACAGAACTCCCTAGAGACAAGCTCCCTGAGCACATCACGCAGGCATCATTGGGTCAGTTATTCCCTTGTCCATGAGAGGACACCGGCAAGCTGATCGTTCTCTGCACTTGAAAGTTTTCCACAAccgttaaaaacaaaacaaagttttcAGATGACAAAGTCCCAGCTGATCTTCTCTCAACCCCATTCTATGTAGTCAGCACCAGTGAATGGTGGGTTTGGCATTCAGAAGGGGACCTCACATGTATTCAGGGGACATATGGGGCCAAGGTTGCAGCAGCAAGGCATTTAGAGGCTGGCCCCCTCCCTgcctttactcttttttttaatataaattgacttattttaattggaggctaattacaatattgtattggttttgccatacatcaacatgaatccgccacgggtgtactcTTGCCTTTACTCTTTAGTTTTACTTAACCTAAAGGACAAACTGGATCGACTTGGTAAATGAACAAATCTAAGAATTAGCCTTAAGAGATAAGGGACCACTCAATACTTCCAAAGCTGATTAGGCCCTTCAACACAtaggtgtatgtgtatatgtatacatcacTACACTAAGATACAGATCTAGCCCTATGGGTATATATACGCATGTATGGCTATATAGAAAAAACTATGCCAATACTAACCAAACAGAACTTTGTAAGCGGTCATCCCAAAGCCATAATCGCACACTGGGCTGTGCACAAAGCCATGCATTACACCATATTCACCAACAGAAGGCTGACTTGGCTCAATCTCTCCCAACTGTGGCCCTGTCCTGGTGAGGcaatggaggagagagaggttgCCTCTGCTTAAACCACAATTGGTTTCTTCATAGGACAGTTGTTGTCAGGTTGAAGCTGTTGAAGATGtccatggaaatgaaaaaaacagaccCCTTAGACTTTCTGGAGCGGCCCGTCTCAAACTACCTTCCTCCTTTGCCAGCTGCAGCTAAATTGCTCAGGCCCTGGGAGCCCACAGGGCGCAGTGGCATTAGAGGCTCACTGGCTTGGGGTGATGAGGCCCCATGCAACTCAGCCTCTAGAGACCTACTCTTTGTCAGGGGTCTGTCACTGGAGTGGACCCAGGTGGCCATGTCCTTGGGACATCTCTTGGCACCAGCTAGGCTAGGTGTAAAGTTCTCCACGTGAGATGACGCTTGGGGAGCcaaaaaacaaactggaaagaaCTAGGTAGAACAAGTTTAGTGGCTCTGCCCACCCTGAGGACAGAGCCACTTACACCGCAGAACCACCGGGGGCCTCGGGGGTTTCTGGGGTTTCGGGAGCTGGCTCCTCGGGGCTCAGACGGGACTGGAACTTCTCCAGCTGCTCTGGGCTCGCCAGGGTCTTCAAGAGAGTATTCTCCCGCTCCAGCTGGGAGTTCTTCTCCACCAGCTCCCGGATCTGCTCCTTCAGGATCTCCACCTCCTCTCTCACAGCATACATCAGATGATTCTTCACTAGATCCTGACCCGGAGGAGATGACGACAGAGGCATCCGTTAGCCATGGCGGCCCCTCTGCAGCACTGTGCCCTGGCCATTGGGGTGCCTGCTGTCTCTCACATCACTGACCACCATACTTCCCTCAGCATGCTGGCCCTGTGTggccctgctcctcccacccctTTCTCCAAGCACCTAAAGCCACGCTCAGAAGAGCCATGGGATCGGGGCCATGCCTGAGTGGGGAGCCCAGCTTTGAACTACATAGGATTCTCCCCCCATAAGTTTCTAATAACTTTCAAAGCTGGCCTCTTGGGAGCCTTTTGGGTGTGACTTACGCTGGCTGGTGGTGGTTTGCTCTATCTCCATTTCCACATAAGGTCCTGCTGCTGGCCCTGATCCCAGGGAACACTGCAATGCACCCCCTACAGTCAGTCTGCTTGACACATCTTCACCAAGAGAGGAAAATGGGCTATTTTGGAGCCTCTCCCACTCCTCATAAGCCAGCATACTGAGCTGCAGCTGCTCTGCAGCCTGGCCAGACAGGACACTGGCCCTGGGGGAAGCTACCAGCATGGCCACATCCTCTCTGAAATTGGATGactgcactggaggcagagaaCAGTGTCCTTAGGCTCTGGGGCACAATGAAGTGGTTGCTAACTGCTCGTTGCCCCAAAGCCCTGCAGCCACTGTGGCTGCTTGATGGAATATGACCTCTACCTGgtaaggagagggagaagggattGCAGCAGTGGTGGG
The nucleotide sequence above comes from Bos javanicus breed banteng chromosome X, ARS-OSU_banteng_1.0, whole genome shotgun sequence. Encoded proteins:
- the TSC22D3 gene encoding TSC22 domain family protein 3 isoform X4, whose translation is MMAFQPPFSPSLFRKRDNASGASVVAIDNKIEQAMDLVKNHLMYAVREEVEILKEQIRELVEKNSQLERENTLLKTLASPEQLEKFQSRLSPEEPAPETPETPEAPGGSAV
- the TSC22D3 gene encoding TSC22 domain family protein 3 isoform X3, which translates into the protein MNTEMYQTPMEVAVYQLHNFNISFFSSLLGGDVVSVKLDNSASGASVVAIDNKIEQAMDLVKNHLMYAVREEVEILKEQIRELVEKNSQLERENTLLKTLASPEQLEKFQSRLSPEEPAPETPETPEAPGGSAV
- the TSC22D3 gene encoding TSC22 domain family protein 3 isoform X5, with protein sequence MDLVKNHLMYAVREEVEILKEQIRELVEKNSQLERENTLLKTLASPEQLEKFQSRLSPEEPAPETPETPEAPGGSAV